A window from Nothobranchius furzeri strain GRZ-AD chromosome 17, NfurGRZ-RIMD1, whole genome shotgun sequence encodes these proteins:
- the lztr1 gene encoding leucine-zipper-like transcriptional regulator 1, with protein sequence MSCKSTKVAPSVDFDHSCSDSVEYLTLNFGPFETVHRWRRLPPCDEFVGARRSKHTVVAYRDAIYVFGGDNGKNMLNDLLRFDVKDCSWCRAFTTGTPPAPRYHHSAVVYGSSMFVFGGYTGDIYSNSNLKNKNDLFEYKFATGQWTEWKVEGSLPVARSAHGATVYNDKLWIFAGYDGNARLNDMWTISLQDRDHACWEEIVQSGEIPPSCCNFPVAVCRDKMFVFSGQSGAKITNNLFQFEFKGHMWTRIPTEHLLRGSPPPPQRRYGHTMVAFDRHLYVFGGAADNTLPNELHCYDVDSQTWEVIHPSFDSEMPSGRLFHAAAVIQDAMYIFGGTVDNNVRSGEMYRFQFSSYPKCTLHEDYGKLWENRQFCDVEFILGEREERVLGHIAIVTARCQWLRRKILQARDRQRQRTKQESSEERDEGAAGGPRDIPAGNRPSGMQPLLEVSIREAEAQPFEVLMQFLYTDKIQYPRRGHVQDVLLIMDVYKLALSFKLSRLEQLCVQYIEASVDLQNVLSVCENANKLQLDQLKEHCLNFVVKESHFNQVIMTKEFENLSTPLIVEIVRRKQQPPPRVYSDQPVDIGTSLVQDMKAYLEGGGLEFCDIVLLLDGHPRPANKAILAARSSYFEAMFRSFMPEDGQVNISIGEMVPSKQAFESMLRYIYYGDVNMPPEDSLYLFAAPYYYGFSNNRLQAYCKQNLEMNVTVENVLQILEAADKTQALDMKKHCLHIIVHQFIKVSKLPNLRSLSQLLLLDIIESLATHISDKQCAEMGSDI encoded by the exons ATGTCTTGTAAATCAACCAAAGTCGCCCCGAGTGTTGATTTTGATCACAGCTGCTCCGACAGCGTGGAATATTTGACGCTCAACTTTGGCCCGTTTGAGACTGTCCATCGTTGGAGAAGACTTCCTCCGTGTGATGAGTTTGTTGGTGCCAG GCGCAGCAAACACACAGTTGTGGCATACAGGGACGCCATATACGTGTTTGGAGGAGATAATGG GAAGAACATGCTGAATGATTTGCTCCGCTTCGATGTGAAGGACTGCTCTTGGTGTCG AGCTTTCACCACTGGAACTCCACCTGCTCCCAGATATCACCACTCAGCTGTGGTCTATGGCAGCAGCATGTTTGTCTTTG GGGGCTACACCGGAGACATATATTCCAATTCAAACCTAAAAAATAAGAACGACCTGTTTGAGTATAAGTTTGCCACAGGACAATGGACTGAATGGAAAGTGGAAGGAAG CTTGCCGGTGGCCAGATCTGCACATGGAGCTACAGTCTACAACGACAAGCTGTGGATATTTGCTGGCTATGACGGGAATGCCAG ACTAAACGACATGTGGACCATCAGTCTGCAGGATCGTGATCATGCATGCTGGGAAGAG ATTGTTCAAAGTGGTGAAATTCCTCCATCCTGCTGCAACTTCCCAGTAGCGGTGTGCAGGGATAAGATGTTTGTGTTTTCTGGTCAGAGTGGAGCCAAGATCACTAATAACCTCTTTCAGTTTGAATTCAAAGGCCACAT GTGGACGCGGATCCCAACGGAGCACTTGCTGCGGggctctcctccacctcctcagaGACGTTACGGACACACTATGGTCGCCTTTGACCGCCACCTGTACGTATTTGGAGGTGCTGCTGATAACACGCTACCCAATGAGCTGCACTGTTATGATGTGGACTCTCAGACCTGGGAGGTGATCCATCCCAGCTTTGACAGTGAA ATGCCGAGCGGGAGGCTCTTCCACGCTGCGGCTGTGATCCAAGATGCCATGTACATCTTTGGAGGGACTGTGGATAACAATGTTCGCAGTGGGGAGATGTATAGATTCCAG TTCTCAAGCTACCCAAAGTGCACTCTCCACGAGGATTACGGTAAACTGTGGGAGAACCGTCAGTTCTGTGACGTGGAGTTCATTCTGGGCGAG AGGGAGGAGAGAGTCTTGGGGCATATCGCCATAGTGACCGCGAGGTGCCAGTGGCTGCGGAGGAAAATCCTGCAGGCCCGGGATAGGCAGCGACAG AGAACCAAACAGGAGAGCAGTGAGGAAAGGGATGAGGGAGCAGCTGGAGGCCCGAGGGATATCCCAGCCGGCAATAGGCCATCGGGCATGCAGCCTCTGCTGGAGGTATCCATCAGGGAAGCAGAGGCCCAGCCTTTTGAAGTCTTGATGCAGTTTCTCTACACCGACAAGATCCAGTACCCCCGCAGAG GCCACGTCCAGGATGTGCTCCTCATAATGGATGTCTACAAACTTGCTCTGAGTTTTAAGCTCTCCCGGCTGGAGCAGCTGTGTGTGCAGTACATCGAGGCGTCGGTGGACCTGCAGAATGTTCTGAGTGTTTGTGAAAATGCCAACAAGCTGCAACTGGACCAGCTGAAG GAACACTGTCTTAACTTCGTGGTGAAGGAATCACACTTCAATCAGGTGATCATGACCAAAGAGTTTGAGAATCTCTCCACCCCGCTGATAGTGGAGATAGTGCGACGGAAGCAGCAGCCGCCCCCTCGGGTGTACTCGGACCAGCCCGTGGACATCGGCACCTCCCTAGTCCAGGACATGAAAGCCTACCTGGAAGGGGGTGGCCTGGAGTTCTGTGACATTGTTCTGCTGTTGGACGGTCACCCGCGGCCCGCTAATAAAGCCATACTGGCAGCTCGATCCAG TTACTTTGAGGCGATGTTTCGCTCCTTCATGCCAGAGGATGGCCAGGTGAACATATCCATCGGTGAAATGGTCCCAAGCAAGCAGGCTTTTGAGTCCATGCTGCGTTACATCTACTACGGCGACGTCAACATGCCTCCGGAGGACTCTCT CTATCTGTTTGCTGCACCGTACTACTACGGCTTTTCTAATAACCGTCTGCAGGCTTACTGTAAGCAGAATCTGGAGATGAACGTCACCGTGGAGAACGTCTTGCAG ATTCTGGAGGCGGCAGATAAAACCCAGGCTCTTGACATGAAGAAGCACTGCCTCCACATTATTGTCCACCAGTTCATCAAG GTATCCAAGCTTCCCAACCTGCGGTCTCTCAGCCAGCTGCTGCTGTTGGACATCATTGAGTCTCTAGCGACGCACATATCAGACAAGCAGTGTGCTGAGATGGGCTCAGATATTTAA
- the gal3st1a gene encoding galactosylceramide sulfotransferase, translating into MTGKQGRNGRSMCKGLILGALLTSSMILIYCLSNPHIHLSVPDVPVPYSCAHRPSQPQPKPSNTSHKSTSQSCPPKVDIMFMKTHKTASSTLLNILFRFGEKHRLKFAFPDGRNDFFYPSLFQRSQVKDYRPGMCFNIVCNHMRFNAPEVAKLLPTDTSYITILRDPAQLFESSFHYFGRLVPFTWKIPGEDKITEFLLNPQSYFDPEGFNSFYLKNLLFFDFGQDNTLEINDPRVDEGIKFISEHFHLVMLVEYFEESLILLKEALCWEMDDLLFFKLNARKGSTVSKLSPELRAKALEWNAIDWKLYQHFNRTFWNKVDTYGPERMAKDVAELRRRNQEMASICIEGGRAVEASSIHETDMQPWQPIGEKSILGYNLKKNVDKAHQKLCRKMLMPEIQYLTELGVNLWITKVWGHVRDIINW; encoded by the exons ATGACTGGCAAGCAGGGGAGGAATGGAAGGTCAATGTGCAAAGGCCTCATCCTGGGAGCGCTCCTGACCAGCAGCATGATCCTTATTTACTGCCTCTCTAATCCACACATCCACCTCAGTGTGCCAGA TGTCCCAGTACCTTACTCCTGTGCCCACCGGCCATCCCAGCCGCAGCCCAAGCCATCCAACACTTCCCATAAATCCACCAGCCAGTCCTGCCCTCCGAAAGTTGACATCATGTTCATGAAGACCCACAAAACAGCCAGCAGCACCTTGCTCAACATACTTTTCCGTTTCGGAGAGAAACATCGACTCAAGTTTGCCTTCCCAGATGGCAGGAACGACTTCTTCTATCCATCCCTGTTCCAGCGTTCCCAGGTTAAAGATTACAGACCAGGAATGTGCTTCAACATTGTCTGCAACCACATGCGTTTCAATGCTCCTGAAGTGGCCAAGCTGCTGCCCACAGACACATCCTACATCACTATCCTGCGAGACCCAGCACAGCTTTTTGAGTCGTCGTTCCACTACTTTGGCCGACTGGTGCCGTTCACCTGGAAGATCCCAGGAGAGGATAAGATAACAGAGTTCCTGCTCAACCCTCAAAGCTACTTTGATCCAGAGGGCTTCAATTCGTTCTACCTCAAAAATCTGCTGTTCTTTGACTTTGGACAGGACAACACCCTGGAGATCAACGATCCGCGGGTGGACGAGGGAATCAAGTTTATCTCTGAGCATTTTCATCTGGTCATGTTggtggaatactttgaggagtcgCTGATCCTGCTCAAGGAAGCTCTCTGCTGGGAGATGGATGACTTGTTGTTCTTCAAGCTCAACGCTCGCAAAGGATCCACTGTGTCTAAACTCAGCCCCGAGCTGAGGGCCAAGGCCCTCGAGTGGAATGCCATCGACTGGAAGCTATACCAACATTTCAACCGAACATTTTGGAACAAAGTCGACACCTACGGGCCGGAACGCATGGCTAAGGATGTGGCAGAACTCAGAAGGAGGAACCAAGAGATGGCATCCATCTGCATCGAGGGAGGGCGCGCTGTGGAAGCCAGCAGCATCCACGAGACAGACATGCAGCCCTGGCAGCCAATCGGAGAGAAGTCAATCTTGGGCTATAACTTAAAGAAAAACGTGGACAAAGCACATCAGAAGCTGTGCCGTAAGATGTTAATGCCAGAGATTCAGTACCTAACAGAACTTGGGGTGAACTTGTGGATTACCAAAGTTTGGGGCCATGTTCGAGATATCATCAACTGGTAA